The proteins below come from a single Ictalurus punctatus breed USDA103 chromosome 29, Coco_2.0, whole genome shotgun sequence genomic window:
- the LOC108261988 gene encoding gamma-crystallin M2, with the protein MTMGRVLSTKSIDTLLVRLILKLLTQQVIFYEDRNFMGRSYECTGDCSDMHSYMSRCHSCRVESGCWMVYDRTNFMGNQYFMRRGEYADYMNMWGWGNNCIRSCRMIPMHRGSYRMRIYERDNFMGQMYEMSDDCDSFMDRYHWSNGCMSCHVMDGHWLMYEQPHYRGRMWYFRPGEYRNFRDYGGMRFMSMRRIMDSWY; encoded by the exons ATGACCATGGGCAGG GTTCTTTCTACCAAAAGCATTGATACTCTTCTTGTGAGACTGATTCTGAAACTCCTCACCCAACAGGTTATCTTCTATGAGGACAGGAACTTCATGGGGCGCTCCTATGAGTGCACCGGTGATTGTTCCGATATGCACTCTTACATGAGCCGCTGCCACTCCTGCAGGGTGGAGAGCGGCTGCTGGATGGTCTACGACCGCACCAACTTCATGGGAAACCAGTATTTCATGAGGAGGGGCGAGTACGCTGACTACATGAACATGTGGGGCTGGGGAAACAACTGCATCAGGTCCTGCCGCATGATCCCCATG CACAGAGGATCCTACAGAATGAGGATCTATGAGAGGGACAACTTCATGGGTCAGATGTATGAGATGTCGGACGACTGCGATTCCTTCATGGATCGTTACCACTGGTCCAACGGCTGCATGTCCTGCCATGTGATGGACGGCCACTGGCTCATGTACGAGCAGCCCCACTACAGAGGCAGGATGTGGTACTTCAGGCCTGGAGAGTACAGGAACTTCAGAGACTACGGTGGCATGAGGTTCATGAGCATGAGGCGCATCATGGACTCCTGGTATTAA
- the LOC128629403 gene encoding gamma-crystallin M2-like, whose amino-acid sequence MTMGRNSSPQQVIFYEDRNFMGRSYECTGDCSDMHSYMSRCHSCRVESGCWMVYDRTNFMGNQYFMRRGEYADYMNMWGWGNNCIRSCRMIPMYRGSYRMRIYERDNFMGQMYEMSDDCDSFMDRYHWSNGCMSCHVIDGHWLMYEQPHYRGRMWYFRPGEYRNFRDYGGMRFMSMRRIMDSWY is encoded by the exons ATGACCATGGGCAGG AACTCCTCACCCCAACAGGTTATCTTCTATGAGGACAGGAACTTCATGGGGCGCTCCTATGAGTGCACCGGTGATTGTTCCGATATGCACTCTTACATGAGCCGCTGCCACTCCTGCAGGGTGGAGAGCGGCTGCTGGATGGTCTACGACCGCACCAACTTCATGGGAAACCAGTATTTCATGAGGAGGGGCGAGTACGCTGACTACATGAACATGTGGGGCTGGGGCAACAACTGCATCAGGTCCTGCCGCATGATCCCCATG TACAGAGGATCCTACAGAATGAGGATCTATGAGAGGGACAACTTCATGGGTCAGATGTATGAGATGTCGGACGACTGCGATTCCTTCATGGATCGTTACCACTGGTCCAACGGCTGCATGTCCTGCCATGTGATAGACGGCCACTGGCTCATGTACGAGCAGCCCCACTACAGAGGCAGGATGTGGTACTTCAGGCCTGGAGAGTACAGGAACTTCAGAGACTACGGCGGCATGAGGTTCATGAGCATGAGGCGCATCATGGACTCCTGGTATTAA